The proteins below come from a single Microthrixaceae bacterium genomic window:
- a CDS encoding endonuclease/exonuclease/phosphatase family protein, with translation MKKSTLALGTMATAILPVGTMALAPAAGASSAQFYGVQFNICSWKCTPTSSGGGGQNSDSTNTNFGINPTNEIWAVIAYQRFPRFISLNEVCTRGFNNLANTLAPYGYSGYLYQAKGGLTSSAGGCQSFGNAVFFKGSGPGAFFFNAGPQDPNSTEVRGGICAPSAGDGGDLWACSTHLATPVAAQQASAIRGGLDAWLNNQAGRSNNVLAGDFNATPGSAATGAMTNYTDMISGVAVTYETNSNHIDYIWAHVPNLAGPDAMGNVPPWSYSASDHRQIWGSMHIK, from the coding sequence ATGAAGAAGTCAACCCTGGCCCTCGGAACGATGGCGACGGCAATCTTGCCCGTGGGGACAATGGCCTTGGCGCCGGCCGCCGGTGCCTCCTCGGCCCAGTTCTACGGGGTTCAGTTCAATATCTGCTCCTGGAAATGCACGCCGACCTCGAGTGGGGGAGGTGGGCAGAACTCCGACAGCACCAACACTAACTTCGGCATCAACCCGACCAATGAGATCTGGGCCGTGATCGCCTATCAGCGATTCCCCCGCTTCATCTCACTCAACGAGGTATGCACTCGCGGATTCAACAACCTCGCGAACACCTTGGCGCCCTACGGCTACTCGGGCTATCTCTATCAGGCGAAGGGTGGGCTGACGTCGTCGGCGGGCGGATGCCAAAGCTTCGGCAACGCAGTCTTTTTCAAGGGCAGCGGGCCGGGTGCATTTTTCTTCAACGCCGGGCCCCAGGACCCGAACTCGACAGAGGTGCGAGGCGGTATCTGCGCCCCGTCTGCTGGTGATGGAGGAGACCTGTGGGCGTGCTCCACCCACCTCGCTACGCCAGTCGCTGCCCAGCAGGCCAGCGCCATCCGCGGAGGCCTTGATGCCTGGCTCAACAACCAGGCCGGTCGATCGAACAACGTGCTCGCCGGGGACTTCAACGCCACCCCCGGATCGGCCGCCACCGGGGCGATGACCAACTACACCGACATGATCTCGGGTGTTGCCGTCACCTACGAGACCAATTCGAACCACATCGACTACATATGGGCGCACGTGCCGAACCTGGCCGGACCGGACGCGATGGGCAATGTGCCCCCGTGGAGCTACTCCGCCTCGGATCATCGCCAGATCTGGGGTTCGATGCACATCAAATGA
- a CDS encoding serine hydrolase: MADQRKLAFDDRLHDLIGAAGWLGDATLADLLSHGSGILEPDAVVARGIPSSHRMQWIETILTAPAPAHRPSYSTFVAWWLVGRIVEERTGTPMQRLLVDGLLEPYDVAPQDLWLHVTPSEFDGIASRLVWNTDMVEGWPIPMLAEVCPPVVCDWNPGFGTYGTVEAMARVMAGVVGDLNGRGRALTTETASRICSTVHRGLDSVLGRDAAYGMGVMTQLDVHGFGDRPSVGSVGAAGEGGLCWVVGDPSAEMAVAVHGRELVDPTRALGERRSSTATAIWDAVRPQ, translated from the coding sequence TTGGCTGACCAGCGCAAGCTCGCCTTCGACGATCGATTGCATGACCTCATCGGCGCCGCGGGGTGGCTCGGCGACGCCACCCTGGCCGACCTACTGTCGCACGGATCGGGGATCCTCGAGCCAGATGCAGTCGTGGCGCGCGGTATCCCTTCGAGCCACCGGATGCAGTGGATCGAGACCATCCTTACTGCTCCCGCGCCTGCGCACCGGCCGTCGTACAGCACGTTCGTGGCCTGGTGGCTGGTCGGGCGGATCGTCGAAGAGCGGACGGGCACTCCGATGCAGCGACTCCTCGTCGACGGCCTCCTCGAGCCCTACGACGTCGCACCCCAGGACCTTTGGCTGCACGTCACCCCGAGCGAGTTCGATGGGATAGCGAGTCGGCTGGTCTGGAACACCGACATGGTCGAAGGCTGGCCGATTCCGATGTTGGCCGAGGTGTGTCCTCCAGTTGTCTGCGATTGGAACCCCGGGTTCGGTACCTACGGCACCGTTGAGGCGATGGCACGAGTCATGGCCGGCGTCGTGGGTGACCTGAACGGGCGCGGCCGCGCGCTGACTACCGAGACAGCATCAAGGATCTGCTCGACCGTGCACCGAGGCCTCGACAGCGTCCTCGGCCGAGACGCCGCGTACGGAATGGGCGTGATGACCCAGCTCGACGTGCACGGATTCGGCGATCGGCCGAGCGTGGGGTCGGTCGGTGCGGCCGGCGAAGGAGGCTTGTGCTGGGTTGTTGGCGACCCCTCCGCCGAGATGGCCGTGGCAGTACACGGGCGGGAGCTCGTTGACCCAACGCGGGCGCTCGGCGAACGACGATCGTCGACGGCGACGGCGATCTGGGATGCCGTGAGGCCGCAATGA
- a CDS encoding site-specific integrase, giving the protein MTEPTPERNRRAPSVAPRKNPTTGLWEFIVDLGPGADPGGVWRERRQARRRGFATKAAAQEALDDLRGKARTGTFTYDSKLTVAGYLREWLSDTLPATVRPATLFSYEQNLERHVMPRIGDMKLKQLTGPALNRLYGQLLAPGANLRSPKRGLSPRTVQYIHTVLHRALKDAVRHGLLQSNPADLADPPPSTAVQKAGLKVWTGAELAAFLQQSEAEGDRDHPLWRLIAATGMRRGEALGLRWADVDLGAGTVTVTRTLIIVDHVAQFGQPKTAAGARTIALDERTTAALRSHRARRAAERLSLGQGQASSDELAFADTSGDWLHPEAVSKRFDRRANRYGLPHIGVHGLRHTWATLALRAGVHPRIVQQRLGHSTIAVTLGVYSHVTDGMDLGAAQQVAALFEPTVTNL; this is encoded by the coding sequence GTGACAGAACCGACACCCGAGAGGAACCGGCGCGCACCATCGGTCGCTCCACGCAAGAACCCGACGACTGGGCTATGGGAGTTCATCGTCGACCTCGGTCCCGGCGCCGACCCTGGCGGGGTCTGGCGGGAGCGACGCCAAGCGCGACGACGCGGCTTCGCCACCAAGGCTGCCGCCCAGGAGGCGCTCGACGACCTCCGAGGCAAGGCACGGACCGGGACGTTCACCTACGACAGCAAGCTGACCGTCGCCGGCTACCTCCGAGAGTGGCTGTCCGACACGCTGCCGGCCACCGTCCGGCCGGCGACGCTGTTCAGCTATGAACAGAACCTCGAGCGTCACGTCATGCCGCGCATCGGCGACATGAAGCTCAAGCAGCTCACCGGACCGGCGCTCAATCGGCTCTACGGACAGCTGCTTGCGCCCGGCGCCAACCTTCGCTCCCCCAAACGCGGCCTCTCACCTAGAACTGTCCAGTACATCCACACCGTCCTCCATCGGGCATTGAAGGATGCCGTTCGGCACGGCCTCCTCCAGTCGAACCCGGCAGACCTCGCCGACCCACCTCCGTCGACCGCCGTCCAGAAGGCTGGGCTCAAGGTATGGACCGGCGCCGAACTCGCGGCCTTCCTCCAACAGTCGGAGGCGGAGGGCGACAGAGACCACCCACTCTGGCGACTCATCGCCGCCACGGGCATGCGCCGCGGCGAAGCGCTCGGTCTCCGCTGGGCTGACGTTGACCTCGGCGCCGGAACCGTCACGGTCACCAGGACGTTGATCATCGTCGACCACGTCGCTCAGTTCGGACAACCCAAGACGGCAGCGGGAGCCCGAACCATCGCCCTCGACGAACGAACGACGGCCGCGCTCCGATCGCATCGCGCCCGTCGGGCCGCAGAGCGCCTGTCCCTCGGTCAGGGTCAGGCCTCGTCGGACGAATTGGCGTTCGCAGATACCAGCGGCGACTGGCTGCACCCCGAAGCAGTTTCCAAGCGGTTCGACCGACGGGCGAACCGCTACGGACTCCCCCACATCGGCGTCCACGGCCTTCGGCACACCTGGGCGACGCTCGCACTCCGAGCAGGGGTCCACCCCCGAATCGTTCAGCAGCGCCTGGGACACAGCACCATCGCGGTCACACTCGGCGTGTACAGCCACGTCACCGATGGCATGGATCTCGGCGCAGCACAGCAAGTCGCAGCGCTCTTCGAGCCAACTGTGACCAATCTGTGA
- a CDS encoding helix-turn-helix domain-containing protein: MPSRPKRLTPNQIVAFNLTRARTDRGWSQPEAAAALEPFLGVRWSRASYSAVERSVDGVRIKQFSADELVAIARCFDRPVSWLLTPPAGTVAATPDHLDGLDASVLQRTLRSTRKP; this comes from the coding sequence GTGCCCAGCCGCCCGAAGCGCCTCACGCCGAACCAGATCGTTGCGTTCAACCTCACGCGTGCCCGCACCGATCGCGGGTGGAGCCAACCCGAGGCCGCCGCGGCGCTCGAACCGTTCCTCGGAGTGCGCTGGTCGCGAGCGAGCTACTCGGCCGTCGAGCGGTCGGTCGACGGGGTCCGTATCAAACAGTTCTCCGCCGACGAACTCGTCGCAATCGCCCGCTGTTTCGACCGGCCCGTCAGCTGGTTGCTCACCCCACCCGCCGGGACAGTGGCAGCCACGCCCGACCACCTCGACGGCCTCGACGCCAGCGTCCTCCAACGAACACTCCGCTCAACGAGGAAACCGTGA
- a CDS encoding helix-turn-helix domain-containing protein, with protein sequence MSLPELFTVTEAAVVLRIGRTTAYELARRDLATGGGEGLGVIRVGGQLRVPRVALERLIGAPVGTPVTTGPTVPLVPDTVVPLDVVPDPTPARVDHPSAASGSRRRLVSVDQLRFDS encoded by the coding sequence ATGTCACTACCTGAATTGTTCACTGTCACCGAGGCGGCCGTCGTGCTGCGCATCGGCCGGACCACCGCCTACGAGCTCGCCAGACGCGACCTCGCCACCGGGGGCGGGGAGGGCTTGGGGGTGATCCGGGTCGGAGGGCAGCTCCGGGTCCCCAGGGTGGCCCTTGAGCGGCTGATCGGCGCCCCGGTCGGGACACCGGTCACCACCGGGCCGACGGTCCCGTTGGTGCCCGACACGGTGGTGCCGCTCGATGTCGTCCCCGATCCAACGCCTGCTCGCGTCGACCACCCGAGTGCTGCGTCTGGCAGTCGTCGTCGGTTGGTGTCGGTGGATCAGTTGCGGTTCGATTCGTGA
- a CDS encoding relaxase domain-containing protein, protein MSIGKLAAGAGDYYTAMVADGAEEYFTSAREAPGVWVGQASQRLGLAGTVQPDDFASVLDHQYPGTNVRITAARSAPSVAGFDATFCAPKSVSILHGLGTPDIRAAVRQAHDVAVREALAVFESAASRGRRGHGGADVIDGDGFVAAAFAHRTSRAGDPHLHTHVVIANLVHGPDGRWTALDARPLYHWSKTVGYLYEAELRHQLTRTVGVEWRTVRRGIADVAEVPMQVVDEFSTRRHEIEAHLAENGFDSARSAQLAAYATRRMKDHTATPESLVDTWQRRASELGFDCEQVCDRLNAGTLTLRWTGLVHLTPMFEHLAGPDGLTKTRSTFGRREVIQGICDRLPIGAPVADICEWADLFIDSEHCTRLAGTKSAVIRTSDGRTVSARTDERRFSTPDMLTTERRLIAAAVGCADAGVGLADPQVVDVAIGQRPSMSDEQVEMVRQLCTSGRGVDLVEGVAGAGKTFALAAANQAWTESGHTVIGCALAAKAARQLQTDADIPSRTIDRLLIDLDRPERGGLAPNTVIVVDEAAMVGTRKVLRLLDHARQADAKVVLVGDPCQLPEIEAGGAFVGLRQRLSASYLADNRRQREPWERAALARLRTGDTDTAIDTYIERGRVEVAPTGAEARSRMIGDWLDARRTGTAVMLASRRVDVDALNRYARRALRKDGALGADKIIIAGHGYTEGDIVVALRNDRRLGLLNGTRATVDAIDTHAQVMRCRADDDQAVTIPFDYAADGHLTHGYATTIHKSQGATYDRCLILAGDHLTKESAYTAMSRGRIDNTLYLVDDGDRATDSHTNEIESSLVDRVRSSISRTAAQSMAVDQTPASHDDDLDFEIDL, encoded by the coding sequence TTGAGCATCGGCAAGCTCGCCGCCGGGGCCGGCGACTACTACACCGCCATGGTCGCCGACGGCGCCGAGGAGTACTTCACCTCGGCCCGCGAGGCCCCCGGCGTCTGGGTCGGTCAAGCCAGCCAACGGCTGGGACTCGCCGGCACCGTCCAGCCCGACGACTTCGCATCCGTCCTCGATCATCAGTATCCGGGAACCAACGTGCGGATCACAGCGGCTCGGTCCGCGCCGAGCGTCGCCGGGTTCGACGCGACGTTCTGCGCTCCGAAGTCGGTGTCGATTCTCCACGGCCTCGGCACCCCCGACATCCGTGCTGCCGTCCGCCAGGCGCACGACGTCGCCGTCCGTGAAGCGCTCGCGGTGTTCGAGTCCGCAGCGTCGCGAGGCCGGCGAGGCCATGGCGGAGCCGACGTGATCGATGGCGACGGGTTCGTCGCCGCTGCGTTCGCTCACCGCACCTCTCGCGCCGGCGATCCCCACCTGCACACACACGTGGTGATCGCCAACCTCGTCCACGGGCCCGACGGGCGGTGGACCGCCCTCGACGCCCGACCGCTCTACCACTGGTCGAAGACGGTCGGCTACCTGTACGAGGCCGAGCTCCGTCACCAACTCACTCGGACTGTCGGTGTCGAGTGGCGGACGGTGCGGCGGGGGATCGCCGATGTCGCCGAGGTGCCGATGCAGGTGGTCGACGAGTTCTCTACCCGCCGTCACGAGATCGAAGCACACCTGGCGGAGAACGGGTTCGACTCCGCCCGTTCCGCACAGCTCGCGGCATATGCCACCCGGCGCATGAAAGACCACACGGCGACACCTGAATCGCTCGTCGACACCTGGCAGCGACGTGCGAGCGAGTTGGGGTTCGATTGCGAACAGGTCTGCGACCGGCTCAACGCCGGAACCCTCACCCTGAGGTGGACGGGTCTCGTCCATCTCACCCCGATGTTCGAGCACCTCGCCGGACCTGACGGGCTGACCAAAACCCGGTCGACGTTCGGACGACGCGAGGTTATCCAGGGGATCTGCGACCGCCTCCCGATCGGCGCTCCCGTCGCCGACATCTGCGAATGGGCTGATCTGTTCATCGACTCCGAACACTGCACACGACTCGCAGGCACCAAGTCGGCGGTCATCCGAACCAGCGACGGCCGGACCGTGTCGGCACGAACCGACGAGAGACGCTTCTCCACCCCAGACATGCTCACCACGGAACGGCGACTGATCGCCGCGGCCGTCGGCTGCGCCGATGCCGGGGTCGGCCTCGCCGACCCACAGGTCGTCGATGTCGCGATCGGACAGCGCCCGTCGATGAGCGACGAGCAGGTGGAGATGGTGAGACAACTCTGCACGAGCGGTCGCGGCGTCGACCTCGTCGAAGGTGTCGCCGGCGCAGGCAAGACGTTCGCCCTTGCTGCCGCCAACCAAGCCTGGACCGAGTCAGGCCACACGGTGATCGGATGCGCCCTCGCCGCCAAAGCGGCGCGTCAACTCCAGACCGACGCCGACATTCCGTCCCGCACCATCGATCGACTCCTCATCGACCTCGACCGACCTGAACGCGGAGGCCTCGCCCCGAACACCGTGATCGTTGTCGACGAAGCCGCCATGGTCGGTACCCGCAAGGTCCTCCGTCTCCTCGACCACGCCCGACAGGCCGACGCGAAGGTCGTGCTCGTCGGCGACCCGTGCCAACTCCCCGAGATCGAAGCCGGCGGAGCCTTCGTCGGACTCCGCCAACGCCTTTCGGCGTCATACCTGGCCGACAATCGCCGCCAACGCGAACCGTGGGAGCGCGCCGCCTTGGCCCGACTCCGGACCGGCGACACCGACACAGCCATCGACACCTACATCGAGCGAGGCCGCGTCGAGGTAGCGCCCACCGGAGCCGAAGCGCGGTCGCGAATGATCGGTGATTGGCTCGACGCACGCCGAACCGGGACGGCCGTCATGCTGGCCAGCCGACGCGTCGATGTCGACGCCCTCAACAGGTACGCGCGTAGGGCACTGCGGAAGGACGGCGCGCTCGGTGCCGACAAGATCATCATTGCGGGCCACGGCTACACCGAAGGCGACATCGTGGTGGCCCTTCGCAACGATCGCCGACTCGGCCTACTGAACGGCACAAGAGCGACCGTTGACGCCATAGACACCCACGCTCAGGTCATGCGGTGTCGCGCTGACGACGACCAGGCGGTCACGATCCCGTTCGACTACGCCGCCGACGGGCACCTCACCCACGGGTACGCGACGACGATCCACAAATCCCAAGGCGCAACCTACGACCGGTGCCTGATCCTGGCCGGCGACCACCTCACCAAGGAATCCGCCTACACCGCCATGTCCCGGGGACGCATCGACAACACGCTGTACCTCGTCGACGACGGTGACCGAGCCACCGACTCCCACACGAACGAGATCGAATCGTCGCTCGTGGATCGCGTGAGGTCATCGATCAGCCGTACTGCTGCTCAGTCGATGGCGGTCGACCAGACGCCGGCGAGCCACGACGACGACCTGGACTTCGAGATCGATCTCTGA